In a genomic window of Lycium ferocissimum isolate CSIRO_LF1 chromosome 9, AGI_CSIRO_Lferr_CH_V1, whole genome shotgun sequence:
- the LOC132030731 gene encoding granule-bound starch synthase 1, chloroplastic/amyloplastic, whose translation MASITASHFVSRSNVRSGATSVDAKANLSKIGLRNHSVTHNGLRAVNKVDMLQSRTKTKVTAKKFSKQGSRTETERPSGTIVCGKGMNLIFVGAEVGPWSKTGGLGDVLGGLPPALAARGHRVMTVSPRYDQYKDAWDTSVAVEIKVGDSIETVRFFHCYKRGVDRVFVDHPMFLEKVWGKTASKIYGPKVGQDYVDNELRFSFLCQAALEAPRVLNLNCSKYFSGPYGEDVLFIANDWHTALIPCYLKSMYQSKGIYLNAKVAFCIHNIAYQGRFPFSDFSLLNLPDEYRSSFDFIDGYEKPIVGRKINWMKAGILESHRVVTVSPYYAQELVSGVDKGVELDNVLRKSCITGIVNGMDTQEWNPATDKYTDVKYDITTVIDAKPLLKEALQAAVGLPVDKKIPLIGFIGRLEEQKGSDILVAAIHKFIGLDVQIIVLGTGKKKFEQEIEQLEVLYPDKAKGVAKFNVPLAHTITAGADFMLVPSRFEPCGLIQLHAMRYGTVPICASTGGLVDTVKEGYTGFHMGAFNVECDVVDPADVLKIVTTVARALAVYGTPAFAEMIKNCMSEELSWKEPAKKWETLLLGLGAAGSEPGVEGDEIAPLAKENVATP comes from the exons ATGGCAAGCATCACAGCTTCACACTTTGTGTCAAGATCAAATGTCCGAAGTGGAGCAACTTCAGTAGACGCCAAAGCAAACTTGTCAAAGATAGGGCTGAGGAACCATAGTGTGACGCACAATGGGTTGAGGGCTGTTAACAAGGTTGACATGCTGCAATCAAGAACTAAAACTAAGGTAACAGCCAAGAAATTCAGCAAACAGGGATCCAGAACAGAGACGGAGAGGCCATCAGGTACCATTGTTTGTGGAAAGGGAATGAACTTGATCTTTGTGGGAGCTGAGGTGGGTCCCTGGAGCAAGACTGGTGGTCTAGGTGATGTTCTTGGTGGACTACCACCAGCCCTGGCA GCCCGTGGACATCGGGTAATGACAGTATCTCCCCGTTATGACCAATACAAAGATGCTTGGGATACTAGTGTTGCAGTTGAG ATCAAAGTTGGAGACAGCATTGAAACTGTTCGTTTCTTTCACTGCTATAAACGTGGGGTTGATCGTGTTTTTGTTGACCATCCAATGTTCTTGGAGAAA GTTTGGGGCAAAACTGCTTCAAAAATCTATGGCCCCAAAGTTGGACAAGATTATGTGGACAATGAACTTAGGTTCAGCTTCTTGTGTCAA GCAGCACTAGAGGCACCTAGAGTTCTGAATTTGAACTGCAGCAAATACTTCTCAGGACCATATG GAGAGGATGTTCTCTTCATTGCCAATGATTGGCACACAGCTCTCATTCCCTGCTACCTGAAGTCGATGTACCAGTCAAAAGGAATCTATCTGAATGCAAAG GTCGCTTTCTGCATCCATAACATTGCCTACCAAGGCCGGTTTCCTTTCTCAGACTTCTCTCTTCTCAATCTGCCTGATGAGTACAGGAGTTcttttgatttcattgatgg ATATGAAAAGCCTATTGTGGGTAGGAAAATTAACTGGATGAAGGCTGGAATATTAGAATCACATAGGGTGGTTACTGTGAGCCCATACTATGCCCAAGAACTTGTTTCCGGTGTTGACAAGGGTGTTGAATTGGATAATGTCCTTCGTAAGTCTTGCATAACTGGGATTGTGAATGGCATGGATACACAAGAGTGGAACCCAGCAACTGACAAATACACCGATGTCAAATATGATATAACCACT GTCATAGATGCAAAGCCTTTACTGAAGGAGGCTCTTCAAGCAGCAGTTGGCTTGCCTGTTGACAAGAAGATCCCTTTGATTGGCTTCATAGGCAGACTTGAAGAGCAGAAAGGTTCAGACATTCTTGTCGCTGCAATTCACAAGTTCATCGGATTGGATGTTCAAATAATAGTCCTT GGAACTGGCAAAAAGAAGTTCGAGCAGGAGATTGAACAACTCGAAGTGTTGTATCCTGACAAAGCTAAAGGAGTGGCGAAATTCAATGTCCCTTTGGCTCACACAATCACCGCCGGTGCTGATTTTATGTTGGTTCCAAGCAGATTTGAACCTTGTGGTCTCATTCAGTTACATGCTATGCGATATGGAACA GTGCCAATCTGTGCGTCGACTGGTGGACTTGTTGACACTGTGAAAGAAGGCTATACTGGATTCCATATGGGAGCCTTCAACGTCGAA TGCGATGTTGTTGACCCAGCTGATGTGCTAAAGATAGTAACAACAGTTGCTAGAGCTCTTGCAGTCTATGGCACCCCCGCGTTTGCTGAGATGATCAAAAACTGCATGTCAGAGGAGCTCTCCTGGAAG GAACCTGCCAAGAAATGGGAGACATTGCTATTGGGCTTAGGAGCTGCTGGCAGTGAACCCGGTGTTGAAGGGGATGAAATCGCCCCACTTGCTAAGGAAAATGTGGCCACTCCCTAG